From Coffea arabica cultivar ET-39 chromosome 2e, Coffea Arabica ET-39 HiFi, whole genome shotgun sequence, the proteins below share one genomic window:
- the LOC113732975 gene encoding pentatricopeptide repeat-containing protein At4g01990, mitochondrial: protein MASRLVHFRPTARLRWLSTATETATATATTATTAVTQDTATAVTKDKPNISLFRKLKELNIGPGSDANVSVVLDEWANESQAKRFDVARQINFLRFRKHYHLALQLSEWLESSKIEMNNADRAVQIDLLAKAKGIASAEVYFDGLQGSAKTNKTYGALLNCYCKEKMLDKAVQLFAKMKELNFTSTLNYNNVMSLYLSSNQPEQVPLLVQELEQNKLKADKYTCNLLINSYASSNDINAAEKVLEKMKKDKVKYDWFTYGNLATIYVNAGLLPKAKEMIGEMEKFENVRDREFFHMLINLYELMSDLAGVHHVWNSLKSVFPSPSNTSYLIMLLALFKLGDLENLEKYFREWESQCSLYDVRLFNVVLESYLNRNMIGEANALYESMVTKGIDPTLATLNIFTIYHIKNDQIDSALKYLEMGACKTIPEEHRWFPTDETIKLFLEYFEKKNDATRAEKFCNSMKKIGRLDSTVYASLLSKS from the exons ATGGCGAGCCGTCTCGTTCATTTCCGACCGACGGCGAGACTTCGGTGGCTGTCTACAGCAACAGAAACGGCAACGGCAACGGCAACGACAGCGACAACGGCTGTGACCCAAGATACAGCAACGGCTGTGACCAAAGACAAGCCTAATATCTCTCTGTTCAGGAAACTGAAGGAGCTGAATATTGGACCAGGCTCAGACGCTAATGTTTCAGTGGTTCTAGATGAATGGGCCAATGAAAGTCAGGCTAAACGATTCGATGTTGCTAGACAAATCAATTTTCTCCGATTCCGCAAACATTACCATCTAGCCCTCCAG CTATCAGAATGGCTGGAGAGCAGCAAGATTGAGATGAACAATGCTGACCGAGCTGTGCAGATTGACCTTCTTGCAAAAGCTAAGGGTATTGCTTCAGCTGAAGTTTATTTTGATGGTCTTCAGGGATCtgcaaaaacaaacaaaacttaTGGAGCACTTCTTAACTGTTACTGTAAGGAGAAAATGTTGGATAAGGCTGTCCAACTCTTTGCCAAGATGAAGGAGCTGAATTTTACTTCCACTCTGAACTATAACAATGTGATGTCTTTATACTTGAGCAGTAACCAGCCCGAACAAGTCCCTCTGCTTGTGCAAGAATTGGAGCAGAATAAACTTAAAGCAGATAAATATACTTGCAATCTGTTGATTAACAGCTATGCTTCCTCAAATGATATAAACGCAGCGGAGAAAGTTCTTGAAAAGATGAAGAAAGATAAGGTAAAGTATGATTGGTTCACTTATGGGAACCTAGCAACTATTTACGTCAATGCTGGACTTCTTCCCAAGGCCAAAGAAATGATAGGAGAgatggagaaatttgaaaatgtgCGTGATCGTGAGTTTTTCCATATGCTAATCAACTTGTATGAGCTTATGTCTGACTTGGCTGGGGTTCATCATGTGTGGAACTCCCTCAAGTCAGTTTTCCCCTCCCCCAGTAACACTAGCTATCTCATCATGCTGTTGGCTCTGTTTAAATTGGGTGACCTGGAAAACCTGGAGAAGTATTTTAGAGAGTGGGAATCTCAATGCTCATTGTACGATGTCAGACTATTCAATGTGGTCTTGGAATCTTATCTTAATAGGAACATGATTGGGGAAGCTAATGCTCTCTATGAAAGTATGGTGACCAAAGGAATTGATCCCACCTTAGCGACACTGAATATTTTCACAATCTACCACATTAAGAATGATCAGATTGATTCGGCTCTGAAGTATCTGGAGATGGGTGCATGCAAGACAATCCCAGAGGAACATAGGTGGTTTCCTACAGATGAGACTATCAAATTGTTTTTAGAATattttgagaagaaaaatgatgCGACTAGAGCTGAGAAGTTTTGTAACAGCATGAAGAAGATTGGTCGTCTTGATTCTACCGTTTATGCATCTCTGCTTTCCAAAAGTTGA